The segment TAGATTTACTGCAATATAAAGATATTTTTGAACACTGATATAGCAGTGTTCTTTTCTAGTCAAGCTTAAACATCTATAGATAGATTTCTTTCTACTGGATAGCCAACCGCCTTCCAAGCCGCTACACCGCCTCTAAGTTCAGACACATTTTCAAACCCAGCCGCACGCAGTTTTGTCGCTGCTGCTGCTGTTTCATCGTCGGTTTCGCCGTATACATAAATATCGCGATGTAGTTCTAAACTAGATAAGGCGCGG is part of the Funiculus sociatus GB2-C1 genome and harbors:
- a CDS encoding rhodanese-like domain-containing protein, yielding MTNFFGIIPSPPPIAAQSRVFDLKARLDWGEPALTIIDVSDRSFFNISHIMGAIPIPMNELVNRALSSLELHRDIYVYGETDDETAAAATKLRAAGFENVSELRGGVAAWKAVGYPVERNLSIDV